The nucleotide window TCGGATATACAATGGTTTATGGTGTGCTAAGGCTTATCAACTTTGCACATGGTGATATTATGATGGTAGGTGCCTTTTTAGCTTATGCATGTATTGCAGTTTTCGGATTACCTTTTCCTGTTGCAGTGCTTCTTGCAGTTTGTTTATCTGCACTTGTAGGTATTTTAACAGATAAAATTGCATATAAGCCTTTAAGACATGCACCAAGAATTTCTTTGCTAATTACAGCAATTGGTATTTCATTTTTCTTAGAAAATGCTTTTACTGTTTTTGTAGGTGGAGTAAGACGAGCCTTTCCTGTTCCTGAATATATGGAGCATGTATTTAAAATATCTGAGATAACTTTCACTGTTTCTTCTATTATGGTTCCAGTTGTAACTTTAGGTTTATTAGTGGGGATTTTATTGGTACTTTATAAAACAAAGTATGGTATGGCAATTAGAGCATTATCTTTTGATTTTAAAACAGTTAATCTAATGGGAATTGATGCAAATATGATTATCTCTATTGTTTTTGCACTTGGTTCTGCACTTGCAGCAGTTGGAGGGATTTTCTGGGTTGTAAATTATCCTTCAGTTGAGCCTATGATGGGTGTTTTAGTTGGTC belongs to Arcobacter sp. CECT 8983 and includes:
- a CDS encoding branched-chain amino acid ABC transporter permease, which codes for MDITTFIQQMVNGFSLGSMYALIAIGYTMVYGVLRLINFAHGDIMMVGAFLAYACIAVFGLPFPVAVLLAVCLSALVGILTDKIAYKPLRHAPRISLLITAIGISFFLENAFTVFVGGVRRAFPVPEYMEHVFKISEITFTVSSIMVPVVTLGLLVGILLVLYKTKYGMAIRALSFDFKTVNLMGIDANMIISIVFALGSALAAVGGIFWVVNYPSVEPMMGVLVGLKAFAAAVVGGIGSVTGAVLGGFIIGFTEVVVIAFWPELGGYKDAFAFIFLIFVLLFKPTGIMGEDLEKSRF